Proteins from a single region of Saccharospirillaceae bacterium:
- a CDS encoding glutaredoxin gives MLLKVIRNALGYSIAAVDVVTRGKGQQRSAEQQANVNTETRNMALYQFTACPFCIKTRRAIHKLGLNIEKRDAMNDAQSRTELEQQGGQIKVPCLRISESGKDDVWMYESGDIIAYLQQRFG, from the coding sequence ATGTTGTTAAAAGTAATTCGTAATGCTCTGGGCTACAGCATTGCAGCTGTGGATGTTGTTACCCGTGGCAAAGGCCAGCAGCGATCGGCTGAGCAACAGGCCAACGTCAATACAGAGACACGCAATATGGCGCTGTACCAATTCACAGCCTGCCCGTTCTGCATTAAAACCCGCCGCGCCATCCACAAACTGGGACTGAATATCGAAAAACGCGATGCAATGAACGACGCCCAGTCACGTACCGAGCTGGAGCAACAAGGCGGTCAGATAAAGGTGCCCTGCCTGAGAATTTCGGAATCCGGTAAAGACGATGTCTGGATGTACGAATCCGGAGATATCATCGCTTACCTGCAACAGCGCTTCGGCTGA
- a CDS encoding LysE family translocator, which yields MTLTSWLSLVAICVLGALTPGPSLAVILKQSMNNDAKHGMVAGTSHAMGVGLWAVLTIFGLGVLVNESPLLFSILTYAGAAYLAWMGVQALRAGSNEIQPLTNGRSEYLQAARDGLMISLLNPKLAIFFLALFSQFISANDSMADQLLMIATVTLIDGCWYALVALVLSRAGLLQTLANHSQPINKLTGIIFIALAVRVITL from the coding sequence ATGACGTTAACCAGCTGGCTTTCCCTGGTCGCTATATGTGTATTAGGCGCTTTGACACCAGGCCCAAGCCTCGCCGTGATACTTAAGCAAAGTATGAATAACGATGCCAAACACGGCATGGTTGCGGGCACTAGCCATGCCATGGGCGTTGGATTGTGGGCCGTTTTAACCATCTTTGGTTTGGGCGTACTGGTGAACGAATCGCCGTTGCTGTTCAGCATCCTGACGTATGCCGGTGCTGCGTATTTAGCCTGGATGGGCGTTCAGGCGCTGCGAGCCGGTAGCAATGAAATTCAGCCGCTCACCAATGGACGCAGCGAATATCTGCAGGCAGCACGCGATGGGTTAATGATTTCATTGCTCAATCCGAAACTGGCCATCTTCTTTCTCGCCTTGTTTTCACAATTCATCTCGGCCAATGACAGTATGGCCGACCAGCTGCTGATGATTGCGACGGTTACCCTGATCGACGGCTGTTGGTACGCACTGGTGGCACTGGTTCTGAGTCGTGCGGGGCTGCTACAGACATTGGCCAATCATTCACAACCGATTAATAAACTGACCGGTATTATTTTTATTGCTCTGGCGGTCAGGGTGATTACGCTCTGA
- a CDS encoding LysR family transcriptional regulator, which yields MERLNLNLLRALLVLLEERNVTQAANRLHLTQSAMSRQLSQLRDYFGDPLLVREQNDYLLSARAKQLLPKVDAILADVGNLKQEEFKPETCQRRFSFACTDYVAQYIFPAVINRLQREAPGIDLIYEVWKPEQITQLGHLPMDLVSTTLSVLPEGLCSIYLGADKPVCLMRKDHPLATHQHVVLTDVIDYPFVRLNSGGDKDSFIDKALEDQGLNRRTLFEVPYFSAAFSVVASNHSLMILPEHIADTAMQHLALDYRPLDIRAPENHYHLCWHELHDKDPAHAWLRECIAEEMKLSDYSPN from the coding sequence GTGGAACGTCTCAACCTTAATCTGCTCCGTGCGCTGTTGGTATTGCTGGAAGAACGTAACGTTACCCAGGCAGCCAACCGCCTGCACCTGACCCAATCAGCCATGAGTCGCCAGCTGAGCCAGCTGCGCGACTACTTTGGTGATCCATTACTGGTACGTGAACAAAACGATTACCTGCTCAGTGCCCGCGCCAAGCAGCTGTTACCCAAAGTGGATGCCATTCTTGCGGATGTGGGTAACCTGAAACAGGAAGAATTTAAACCAGAGACTTGCCAGCGCCGGTTCAGTTTTGCCTGCACCGATTACGTTGCTCAATATATTTTTCCGGCAGTCATCAACCGCCTGCAACGCGAGGCCCCGGGAATCGATCTGATTTATGAAGTGTGGAAGCCGGAACAGATCACTCAGCTGGGGCATTTACCCATGGATCTGGTGTCTACTACGCTGTCGGTCTTACCGGAAGGTTTATGCAGTATTTACCTTGGTGCCGACAAGCCCGTCTGCCTGATGAGAAAAGACCACCCATTAGCAACACATCAACACGTGGTTTTGACTGATGTGATCGACTACCCGTTTGTTCGCCTGAACAGCGGTGGCGATAAAGATTCCTTTATCGATAAAGCACTGGAAGATCAGGGATTAAATCGCCGAACGCTATTTGAAGTCCCGTATTTTTCCGCTGCATTTTCAGTCGTGGCGAGTAATCATAGCCTGATGATTTTACCGGAGCACATCGCTGATACCGCAATGCAGCATTTAGCACTGGATTACCGGCCACTGGATATTCGTGCGCCGGAAAACCACTATCACCTGTGTTGGCACGAACTCCATGATAAAGACCCGGCTCACGCCTGGTTGCGCGAGTGCATCGCCGAAGAAATGAAGCTGTCAGATTACTCTCCAAACTAA
- the hisC gene encoding histidinol-phosphate transaminase — protein sequence MASITDQVEQLIRPEIRALQAYPVGDASGMIKLDAMENPFTWPGDMVNEWQGILAECALNRYPHPTAPEVCDGLRNVMQVPEQYDILLGNGSDEIIQLLAMAVAKPGAKILAPEPGFVMYKMIATFIGIDYVGVPLNADFSLDIDAMLSAINEQQPELIFLAQPNNPTGNLWAEDDLHAIVKASNGLVVLDEAYLPFSSRNHLNWLDQYDNVLVMRTLSKVGLAGLRLGMLFGRPEWLNEINKIRMPYNINVLTQASAAFALKHYDVLIDQCQQLKAQRSWLNEELNKLGFETHTSEANFILARCPHGQQAKAIFATLKQQKILIKCLDGGHPLLNNCLRFTVGKAPENQALIQALING from the coding sequence ATGGCCTCCATCACAGATCAGGTAGAACAATTAATCCGCCCGGAAATTCGTGCATTACAGGCGTATCCGGTGGGCGACGCCAGCGGCATGATTAAACTGGATGCGATGGAGAATCCATTCACCTGGCCCGGAGACATGGTCAACGAGTGGCAAGGTATTCTCGCCGAATGTGCCCTCAACCGTTATCCCCATCCAACGGCGCCCGAAGTGTGTGATGGCTTGCGCAACGTAATGCAGGTACCAGAGCAATACGATATTTTGCTGGGTAATGGTTCTGATGAAATTATTCAGTTACTAGCCATGGCGGTAGCCAAACCTGGTGCAAAAATTCTGGCGCCGGAACCGGGTTTTGTAATGTACAAAATGATCGCTACCTTTATTGGTATCGATTATGTCGGCGTGCCATTAAATGCCGATTTTTCGTTGGATATCGACGCCATGCTGTCGGCTATTAACGAACAGCAGCCAGAATTAATTTTCCTCGCCCAGCCAAACAACCCAACCGGTAATTTATGGGCAGAAGACGATTTACACGCCATCGTTAAAGCCAGCAATGGCCTGGTCGTTCTGGACGAAGCGTATCTGCCGTTCTCCAGCCGTAATCATCTGAACTGGTTGGATCAATATGACAATGTATTGGTAATGCGTACACTTTCCAAAGTGGGTCTGGCTGGCCTGCGCCTGGGCATGTTATTTGGTCGCCCGGAATGGCTAAACGAAATTAATAAAATCCGCATGCCATACAACATTAATGTTCTGACTCAGGCATCGGCTGCGTTCGCGCTGAAACACTATGACGTGCTGATTGATCAGTGCCAGCAATTAAAAGCCCAACGCAGCTGGCTGAATGAAGAGCTGAACAAGCTGGGTTTTGAAACCCACACCTCTGAGGCCAACTTTATCCTCGCACGTTGTCCTCACGGGCAACAGGCAAAAGCGATCTTTGCTACGCTGAAGCAACAGAAAATCCTGATCAAATGCCTGGACGGTGGCCACCCACTGCTTAATAACTGCCTGCGCTTTACCGTGGGTAAAGCGCCGGAAAATCAGGCCCTGATTCAGGCATTAATAAACGGTTAA
- the hisD gene encoding histidinol dehydrogenase yields the protein MAIDIRRLSSDQADFAEQMDALLAWEAVSDHQVQQIVTDILTQVKARGDAAVVEYSNRFDHLHATSMSELELNQQQLQQALDTLPENQRSALLKAAERVTAYHEKQKQDSWQYTEADGTVLGQKVTPMDRVGIYVPGGKAAYPSSVLMNALPAHVAGVQEIIMVVPTPGGEVNQLVLAAAAVAGVTRVFTVGGAQAVAALAYGTETVPKVDKIVGPGNIFVATAKRQVFGAVGIDMIAGPSEILVVCDGKTDPDWIAMDLFSQAEHDEDAQSILVSPDGDFLDQVKASIDKLLPDMQRADIIRASLAGRAALIKVADMDEALEVTNRIAPEHLELSVEDPQALLPGIRHAGAIFMGRHTSESLGDYCAGPNHVLPTSGTARFSSPLGVYDFQKRSSLIMCSPDGASELGKVASVLARGEHLEAHARSAEYRIKK from the coding sequence ATGGCCATTGATATTCGTCGTTTAAGCTCGGATCAGGCTGATTTTGCCGAGCAAATGGATGCCTTACTCGCCTGGGAAGCAGTCTCCGATCACCAGGTTCAGCAAATTGTTACTGATATTCTTACCCAGGTGAAAGCTCGTGGTGATGCGGCGGTGGTGGAATATTCCAACCGTTTTGATCACCTGCATGCCACCAGCATGTCGGAACTGGAGTTAAATCAGCAACAACTGCAGCAAGCACTGGATACACTGCCGGAGAATCAGCGCAGCGCGCTGTTAAAAGCCGCAGAACGGGTAACGGCTTATCACGAGAAGCAAAAACAAGATTCCTGGCAGTACACCGAAGCTGATGGCACCGTGCTGGGGCAGAAAGTAACCCCGATGGACCGTGTCGGTATCTACGTACCGGGCGGTAAAGCGGCTTACCCATCGTCGGTATTAATGAATGCGCTGCCTGCCCACGTGGCGGGTGTGCAGGAAATTATCATGGTGGTGCCAACACCGGGTGGTGAAGTTAACCAGTTGGTTTTAGCCGCTGCGGCTGTCGCAGGCGTAACACGCGTATTTACCGTCGGGGGCGCGCAGGCCGTTGCAGCGTTAGCGTACGGCACAGAAACCGTTCCCAAGGTCGATAAAATTGTTGGTCCGGGCAATATTTTTGTTGCGACCGCTAAGCGCCAGGTCTTTGGTGCGGTTGGTATCGATATGATTGCAGGCCCATCGGAAATTCTGGTGGTATGCGATGGCAAAACCGATCCTGACTGGATTGCGATGGATTTATTCTCCCAGGCAGAACACGATGAAGATGCCCAGTCGATTTTGGTTTCTCCAGATGGCGATTTCCTCGATCAGGTAAAAGCCAGCATCGATAAATTACTGCCGGATATGCAGCGCGCCGACATCATTCGGGCTTCTCTCGCTGGCCGTGCGGCATTAATCAAAGTGGCGGATATGGATGAAGCGCTGGAAGTGACTAACCGTATCGCTCCTGAGCACCTGGAATTATCGGTCGAAGACCCACAAGCCTTGTTGCCGGGTATTCGTCATGCTGGCGCCATTTTTATGGGTCGTCACACATCGGAATCACTGGGTGATTATTGCGCCGGACCGAACCACGTACTACCAACGTCGGGTACTGCGCGGTTCTCTTCGCCACTGGGGGTATACGACTTCCAGAAACGTTCGTCGTTAATTATGTGTTCTCCAGACGGTGCATCTGAACTGGGCAAAGTGGCTTCGGTTCTGGCTCGTGGCGAGCACCTGGAAGCGCACGCTCGCTCTGCCGAGTACCGAATTAAAAAATAG
- the hisG gene encoding ATP phosphoribosyltransferase, producing the protein MTQPLTIALSKGRILDDTLPLLAEAGIHPVEDIKKSRKLIFDTNHDHIKLIVQRAVDVPTYVEYGAADLGIAGKDVLMEYGSDNLCEPLDLNIATCRLMTAAIKEAEMPAGRLKVATKFVNVAKRYFAEQGRQVDIIKLYGGMELAPIMNLADMIVDIVDTGNTLKANGLEARDLIAPISSRLVAGRAAMKVKHAQIQPIIDQMAAAVERQRNAG; encoded by the coding sequence ATGACTCAACCGCTAACCATTGCCCTCTCCAAAGGCCGTATTTTAGATGACACCTTACCTCTGCTGGCAGAGGCGGGTATTCATCCGGTGGAGGACATTAAAAAGAGTCGTAAGCTGATCTTCGATACCAACCATGATCATATCAAGCTGATCGTACAACGCGCCGTGGACGTACCGACCTACGTCGAATACGGTGCCGCCGACCTGGGCATTGCCGGAAAAGACGTATTAATGGAATACGGCAGTGATAATTTGTGTGAACCACTGGATTTGAACATCGCGACCTGTCGTTTAATGACAGCAGCCATTAAAGAGGCAGAGATGCCGGCAGGCCGTTTAAAAGTAGCGACCAAGTTCGTCAACGTTGCTAAGCGCTACTTTGCTGAGCAGGGTCGTCAGGTGGATATCATCAAGTTATACGGTGGAATGGAACTGGCGCCGATTATGAATCTGGCCGATATGATCGTTGATATTGTTGATACCGGTAACACCCTGAAAGCCAATGGCCTGGAAGCACGAGATCTGATTGCCCCCATCAGCTCGCGCCTGGTTGCAGGTCGCGCGGCAATGAAGGTAAAACACGCTCAGATCCAGCCAATCATCGATCAGATGGCAGCAGCCGTAGAGCGTCAGCGTAACGCCGGTTAA
- the murA gene encoding UDP-N-acetylglucosamine 1-carboxyvinyltransferase, which yields MDSLRIVGGNRLDGEVRISGAKNSALPIIAATLLADGVMHVGNLPHLHDITTMLELLGCMGVQVAINEDMSVETDCGNMNSCVAPYDLVRTMRASILVLGPLLAKHGEAEVSLPGGCAIGSRPVDLHIRGMEAMGADIEVVDGYIKAKAPGGRLKGAHIFFDMVTVTGTENVLMAAVLADGKTTIENAAREPEVVDLANCLVAMGAKIEGIGTDTLVIEGVESLQGCYFDVLPDRIETGTYLVAAAVTGGRVKCKDTDPLLMEAVLHKLEEAGAKITTGDDWIELDMEGRRPQAVNVKTAPHPAFPTDMQAQFVVLNAIAQGTGTVIETIFENRFMHVNELMRMGADIHVEGNTAIVTGKEGLTSAPVMATDLRASASLVIAALVANGVTDVNRIYHIDRGYECIEEKFQQLGANIRRVSGGSR from the coding sequence ATGGATAGCCTGCGAATAGTCGGCGGCAACCGCCTCGACGGTGAAGTACGCATTTCTGGCGCAAAAAACTCCGCACTGCCCATTATTGCAGCCACCTTACTGGCCGATGGCGTCATGCATGTTGGCAACCTGCCGCACCTGCATGACATCACCACCATGCTTGAATTGTTGGGTTGCATGGGCGTTCAGGTTGCCATCAATGAAGATATGTCCGTTGAAACCGACTGCGGCAATATGAACAGCTGCGTTGCACCGTACGACCTGGTGCGCACGATGCGGGCATCCATTCTGGTGCTGGGTCCATTGCTGGCGAAGCACGGTGAAGCTGAAGTGTCGCTGCCCGGAGGCTGCGCCATCGGTTCCCGCCCGGTGGATTTGCACATTCGCGGCATGGAAGCCATGGGCGCAGACATCGAAGTAGTGGATGGTTATATCAAAGCCAAAGCACCGGGTGGTCGTTTAAAAGGTGCCCATATCTTCTTTGATATGGTTACCGTAACCGGTACCGAAAACGTATTAATGGCTGCCGTGCTGGCCGATGGTAAAACCACCATCGAAAACGCAGCGCGAGAGCCAGAAGTGGTTGACCTCGCCAATTGCCTGGTTGCCATGGGCGCTAAGATCGAAGGCATTGGCACAGACACCCTGGTGATTGAAGGCGTTGAAAGCCTGCAGGGTTGTTACTTCGATGTCCTGCCTGACCGTATCGAAACCGGCACTTATCTGGTCGCAGCTGCTGTAACCGGCGGTCGCGTTAAGTGTAAGGACACCGACCCATTATTAATGGAAGCGGTGCTGCACAAGCTTGAAGAAGCCGGAGCTAAAATCACCACTGGTGACGACTGGATCGAACTGGATATGGAAGGCCGCCGTCCGCAAGCCGTTAATGTTAAAACAGCCCCACACCCGGCATTCCCAACGGACATGCAGGCCCAGTTTGTGGTACTGAACGCCATTGCCCAAGGTACGGGTACGGTTATTGAAACCATTTTCGAAAACCGCTTTATGCACGTCAATGAACTGATGCGGATGGGCGCTGACATCCACGTCGAAGGCAACACTGCGATTGTGACCGGCAAAGAGGGTTTAACCTCTGCTCCCGTTATGGCAACCGACCTGCGAGCTTCTGCCTCGCTGGTGATTGCTGCTCTGGTTGCCAATGGCGTAACCGACGTCAACCGTATTTACCACATCGACCGTGGTTACGAATGTATTGAAGAAAAATTCCAGCAACTGGGCGCGAACATCCGTCGTGTCTCAGGTGGAAGTCGCTAA
- a CDS encoding BolA/IbaG family iron-sulfur metabolism protein, giving the protein MTPAEILQVLQSEAPEVNWFVDGDGYKYEVEAVADVFNDLNAVKRQQFVYKILNPYIADGRIHAVTIRALTPAEKAGA; this is encoded by the coding sequence ATGACCCCGGCGGAAATTCTGCAAGTTCTGCAATCTGAAGCTCCTGAAGTGAACTGGTTTGTTGACGGTGACGGCTACAAATACGAAGTAGAAGCCGTGGCTGATGTCTTTAATGACCTCAACGCAGTTAAGCGCCAGCAGTTTGTTTACAAAATTCTTAATCCATATATTGCCGATGGCCGCATTCACGCGGTTACCATCCGCGCTCTGACCCCTGCCGAAAAAGCAGGAGCCTGA
- a CDS encoding STAS domain-containing protein, with translation MVNAELRMISASSASLSGDLLNSTTVGVIEPGKHLLSKAGSEWTVDMSGVGRVSSVGVALILEWLRAANAQNIELKIKNLPQHMRPIIDISDLQPVIEPLLD, from the coding sequence ATGGTTAACGCCGAGTTACGCATGATCAGCGCTTCCAGTGCCAGTCTCAGCGGTGACCTGCTGAACAGCACAACGGTTGGTGTGATCGAGCCGGGCAAACATTTGCTATCGAAAGCCGGGTCAGAATGGACAGTCGATATGTCGGGCGTTGGCCGGGTCTCCAGTGTTGGCGTGGCGCTGATCCTGGAATGGCTGCGCGCAGCCAACGCGCAAAATATTGAACTCAAAATCAAGAATCTGCCACAACATATGCGGCCGATTATCGATATCAGTGATCTGCAACCTGTGATTGAACCACTTCTCGACTGA
- a CDS encoding ABC transporter substrate-binding protein: protein MRALLLLMTLLYSQLSLASGQELAEQAHEVVKRTTEELLETINNNRNYYESDKAKFFWELEDVLGPMVDFKRLTRRIMGKHYRKASLDQRKRFARAFKRSLLSSYATGLIEFKDYDVRVMPPKTGVKNTLRNTLVDLEVVTPSGKVFPITQSMYLHHRQRRWMAQNVIVNGINVGKLFNEQFSQMVSQADGNIGLAIDNWIDALKQQGRKLRKKQQAGE, encoded by the coding sequence ATGCGCGCACTGTTACTGTTAATGACATTGTTGTACAGCCAGCTCAGCCTGGCCTCGGGGCAAGAGCTGGCCGAGCAGGCACATGAAGTTGTGAAACGGACAACAGAAGAACTGCTGGAAACCATCAACAATAATCGCAACTACTACGAAAGCGATAAGGCCAAGTTCTTCTGGGAGCTGGAAGACGTACTGGGGCCGATGGTCGACTTCAAACGCCTCACCCGCCGTATCATGGGCAAGCACTACCGCAAAGCCAGTCTGGATCAGCGCAAACGCTTCGCCCGAGCCTTTAAGCGCAGCTTGCTGAGTTCTTATGCTACCGGGCTGATCGAATTCAAAGACTACGATGTGCGGGTAATGCCACCTAAAACCGGGGTGAAAAATACCCTGCGTAACACATTGGTGGATCTTGAAGTAGTCACCCCGAGCGGCAAGGTTTTCCCGATTACACAAAGTATGTATTTACACCACAGGCAACGCCGCTGGATGGCCCAAAACGTCATTGTTAATGGCATTAACGTCGGCAAACTCTTCAACGAGCAATTTTCTCAGATGGTGTCGCAAGCAGATGGCAACATCGGTCTGGCCATCGACAACTGGATTGACGCCTTAAAACAACAAGGGCGTAAGCTGCGCAAAAAACAGCAAGCGGGGGAATAA
- the mlaD gene encoding outer membrane lipid asymmetry maintenance protein MlaD, whose product MRMRFVELTVGTFMVLGVIALVLMALRVSGLSTQGNGSTYTLKARFENLAGLTERAKVSMSGVTIGRVTKVYLDPEWYSAVVEMEIDTSMSTLTLDTSAAILTAGLLGEKYIGLTVGAEEEYLEDGDWVEDTQSALVLEELIGRFLFNKAEEG is encoded by the coding sequence ATGCGCATGCGTTTTGTAGAACTGACCGTTGGCACCTTTATGGTTTTGGGCGTTATTGCTCTGGTATTAATGGCCTTAAGGGTCAGTGGCTTATCAACTCAAGGGAATGGCAGTACCTATACCCTGAAAGCCCGCTTTGAAAACCTGGCTGGCTTAACCGAGCGTGCTAAGGTTTCCATGTCAGGTGTGACGATTGGTCGGGTAACCAAAGTTTACCTCGATCCTGAGTGGTATTCCGCAGTGGTGGAAATGGAAATTGACACCTCAATGAGCACCCTGACACTGGACACATCGGCAGCCATCCTGACTGCTGGCCTGCTGGGTGAAAAATACATCGGCCTGACCGTGGGCGCCGAAGAAGAGTACCTCGAAGACGGTGATTGGGTCGAAGACACCCAATCGGCCCTGGTCCTGGAGGAATTGATTGGCCGCTTCCTGTTTAACAAGGCAGAAGAAGGTTGA
- the mlaE gene encoding lipid asymmetry maintenance ABC transporter permease subunit MlaE, with translation MNIFKRYLAMGRHGVESIQSLGRATMLMANSVTWGGPGSAGFSDLVSQIHSVGVRSLSIILVAGFFVGMVLGLQGYTILSDFGSEAALGTMVSLTLLRELGPVMTALLFAGRAGSALTAEIGLMKATEQLSAMEMMGVDPLKRVITPRLWAGLISMPILALLFSTVGIWGGAFVAVDMLGIDEGAYWGNMQASVDFYEDVIKGVIKSVAFGLVVTWIAVYQGYDSIPTSEGIGKATTQTVVISSLAVLGLDFVLTAVMLGGI, from the coding sequence ATGAATATATTTAAACGCTATCTGGCGATGGGCCGCCATGGGGTTGAATCGATTCAGTCGCTGGGACGCGCGACGATGTTGATGGCCAACTCCGTTACCTGGGGCGGCCCGGGGAGCGCTGGGTTTTCTGACCTTGTCAGTCAGATTCACTCTGTTGGCGTTCGATCGCTTTCTATTATTCTCGTCGCGGGCTTCTTTGTTGGCATGGTACTCGGCCTTCAAGGCTACACCATTTTATCTGACTTTGGCTCAGAAGCAGCACTCGGCACGATGGTGTCGCTGACATTACTGCGCGAGCTTGGCCCGGTGATGACCGCTCTGTTGTTTGCGGGTCGCGCCGGTTCTGCGCTGACGGCCGAAATTGGCCTGATGAAAGCAACCGAACAATTATCCGCCATGGAAATGATGGGTGTTGATCCACTGAAACGGGTGATCACACCACGCCTCTGGGCAGGCCTGATCTCAATGCCAATTCTGGCGTTGCTGTTCAGTACCGTCGGCATCTGGGGTGGTGCATTTGTCGCGGTCGATATGCTGGGCATTGATGAAGGTGCCTATTGGGGCAATATGCAGGCCTCTGTCGATTTTTATGAAGACGTAATCAAAGGTGTCATCAAGTCCGTTGCGTTTGGCTTAGTCGTCACCTGGATTGCGGTTTATCAAGGTTACGACTCAATACCAACATCTGAAGGTATTGGTAAAGCAACAACTCAAACCGTTGTGATTTCATCACTGGCGGTACTGGGACTGGATTTTGTATTGACTGCCGTCATGCTGGGAGGCATTTAA
- a CDS encoding ATP-binding cassette domain-containing protein produces the protein MSSDKPYVSIRGMSFSRGDRLIYDNMDVDFPRGKVTAIMGPSGTGKTTLLRLIGGQLMPDSGSIVVDGHSIPQLSRKDLFNFRRKNMSMLFQTGALFTDLNVFDNVAFPLRVHTDIPETMIRDLVLMKLEAVGLRGAHDLNPAELSGGMARRVALARSIAMDPEVIMYDEPFTGLDPISMGMIVKLIRGLNQALGLTSLLVSHDIEESCNIADYLCVLSGGKVIGFGTPEELLNDGNDEVKQFLKGNPDGPVPFHYPAADYRSELLSGGVK, from the coding sequence ATGTCCTCGGATAAGCCCTACGTTTCGATACGCGGAATGAGTTTCAGCCGAGGCGACCGGCTGATTTACGATAATATGGATGTTGATTTTCCACGCGGAAAAGTAACGGCCATCATGGGACCCAGCGGAACCGGGAAAACCACATTGCTGCGACTGATTGGCGGACAGCTGATGCCGGATAGCGGCAGCATTGTTGTTGATGGCCACAGCATCCCACAATTGTCCCGCAAAGACCTGTTCAATTTTCGTCGAAAAAATATGAGCATGCTGTTCCAGACCGGAGCGCTGTTCACCGATCTGAATGTTTTCGATAATGTCGCCTTTCCGTTAAGGGTTCATACTGATATCCCGGAAACCATGATTCGCGATCTGGTATTAATGAAACTGGAGGCGGTTGGTTTACGCGGCGCCCACGATCTTAACCCAGCGGAATTATCGGGCGGCATGGCTCGACGGGTGGCATTAGCACGTTCGATTGCTATGGACCCGGAAGTCATCATGTATGACGAACCCTTTACTGGCCTGGACCCTATTTCAATGGGCATGATTGTGAAACTGATCCGTGGTCTGAACCAGGCATTGGGGCTGACCAGCCTGCTGGTCTCCCACGATATCGAAGAGTCCTGCAATATCGCCGACTATTTATGCGTGCTGTCAGGTGGCAAGGTGATTGGTTTCGGTACGCCGGAAGAATTACTGAACGACGGCAACGACGAAGTCAAACAATTCCTCAAAGGTAATCCAGATGGGCCGGTGCCGTTCCATTATCCAGCTGCAGATTATCGCAGCGAACTGCTATCCGGAGGCGTTAAATAA